From the genome of Oxyura jamaicensis isolate SHBP4307 breed ruddy duck chromosome 2, BPBGC_Ojam_1.0, whole genome shotgun sequence, one region includes:
- the FASTK gene encoding fas-activated serine/threonine kinase yields MRPGELRGPGGRPYFRRQVSALLLWWLPGDGLRAPQRRPPGPLCPSSALPFSPPCPDAAVTNALLAASGLAWAREQQEGAGPGVPQPVPPAGLPGESPLVRVLEDESRSRLGRFNQKDVSMVFSSVMRLHPSSPHPLVESCLSSLERHLEKERHPQTLFLLLSYYRLRAQALQGHPASDQQLINNRKILRLVRHTLGQVSAMREHELALLDEMLALCAQEANNKALEAIFSSQLFYENRQERFIRSMAEWLPRKAENLTPYTMALIAKYVARHRLREPRLLDTIASFLLKRGEQLDSKVIQKLVFPFSRMNYRPSNHGELFPKLEAILEQKAGSSPLATVNILMSMFQLSHFPQAVLHQVFSPAFITNVMSSPYALIVRRYLSLLDAAVELEFRDYSGPRLDPRYRVLMFEHALTADEANRKYSYKGLVAEALRQLVGEECYRQDEVLPPGYCTDFLLWINRSGTVLPLSRVPAASKAPPAHAAASPAALSLRSSVLALTSDLQDFAPFAPETPGSPPAPRENNLAGRFLSTLCPAPGGPCYQPPSDYYCGLSKESSLESQGSSTLSSPSECLSAQPAGTPACSPRGSSTATLFQFPIGKILEEEAAAGGCPQREHGRFQGEQAQEDAEGRSPPPAEDACPPPSPCRPSPTRGPGEGPPAADEIQRVVLSVNDKWHYCQNSDILVGSRAMRDRHLRLLGYCLVQLPYTELEKVSGIEEAKHYLRQKLRELRF; encoded by the exons ATGCGTCCCGGGGAGCTCCGAGGCCCAGGAGGTCGGCCTTATTTCCGCAGACAGGTCTCAGCACTTCTGCTTTGGTGGCTGCCTGGGGACGGGCTGAGGGCTCCGCAGCGCCGACCTCCCGGCCCGCTCTGCCCAAGCTCcgctcttcccttttctcctccctgccccgaCGCGGCCGTGACGAACGCGCTCCTCGCTGCCTCGGGGCTCGCCTGGGCTCgcgagcagcaggagggggccggcccgggggtcCCTCAGCCCGTCCCTCCCGCAGGCCTGCCCGGGGAGTCGCCGCTGGTGCGCGTGCTGGAGGACGAGTCGCGCAGCCGCCTGGGCCGCTTCAACCAGAAGGACGTCTCCATGGTGTTCAGCAGCGTGATGAGGCTCCACCCGTCCAGCCCGCACCCCCTGGTCGAGTCGTGCCTCAGCAGCCTGGAGCGGCACCTGGAGAAGGAGCGGCACCCCCAGaccctcttcctgctgctctcctaCTACCGGCTGCGCGCGCAGGCGCTGCAGGGCCACCCGGCCTCCGACCAGCAGCTCATCAACAACCGCAAGATCCTGCGCCTCGTCCGGCACACGCTGGGGCAGGTCAGCGCCATGCGCGAGCACGAGCTGGCCCTGCTGGACGAGATGCTGGCCCTGTGCGCGCAGGAGGCCAACAACAAGGCCCTGGAGGCCATCTTCAGCTCCCAGCTCTTCTACGAGAACCGCCAGGAGCGATTCATCCGCAGCATGGCAG AGTGGCTTCCCAGGAAGGCGGAGAACCTGACCCCCTACACCATGGCCCTCATCGCCAAGTACGTGGCCCGGCACCGCCTGCGCGAGCCGCGGCTGCTCGATACCATCGCCAGCTTCCTCCTGAAGCGCGGCGAGCAGCTGGACAGCAAG GTGATCCAGAAGCTGGTGTTTCCCTTCAGCCGCATGAACTACCGCCCGTCCAACCACGGCGAGCTCTTCCCCAAGCTGGAGGCCATCCTGGAGCAGAAGGCGGGCAGCTCGCCGCTGGCGACCGTCAACATCCTCATGTCCATGTTCCAGCTGAGCCACTTCCCGCAGGCCGTCCTGCACCAGGTCTTCTCTCCGGCCTTCATCACCAACGTGATGA GCAGCCCCTACGCGCTCATCGTGCGCCGCTACCTCTCGCTGCTGGACGCGGCGGTGGAGCTGGAGTTCCGCGACTACAGCGGCCCCCGCCTCGACCCGCGCTACCGCGTCCTGATGTTCGAGCACGCGCTGACCGCCGACGAGGCCAACAGGAAGTACAG TTACAAGGGGCTCGTGGCCGAGGCCCTGCGGCAGCTGGTGGGAGAGGAGTGCTACCGGCAGGACGAGGTGCTGCCCCCCGGGTACTGCACAG ACTTCCTGCTGTGGATTAACCGCTCGGGCACGGTGCTGCCCCTCTCCCGCGTCCCCGCCGCTTCCAAGGCTCCTCCTGCCCACGCCGCGGCGTCCCCCGCCGCCCTCTCCCTGCGCTCCAGCGTCCTGGCCCTCACCTCGGACTTGCAGGACTTTGCCCCGTTCGCCCCGGAGACGccgggcagccccccggccccccgggaGAACAACCTGGCGGGGCGCTTCCTCTCCACGctctgcccggccccgggggggccctGCTACCAGCCCCCCTCGGACTATTACTGCGGCCTGAGCAAAGAGTCTTCCCTGGAGAGCCAGGGCAGCTCCACGCTGAGCAGCCCCTCCGAGTGCCTCTCCGCGCAGCCCGCCGGCACCCCCGCCTGCTCCCCGCGGGGCTCCTCCACGGCCACCCTCTTCCAGTTCCCCATCGGCAAGAtcctggaggaggaggcggcggcgggcggctgcCCCCAGCGCGAGCACGGCCGCTTCCAGGGGGAGCAGGCGCAGGAGGACGCGGAGGGAcgcagccccccgcccgccgAGGACGCCTGCCCTCCGCCCTCCCCGTGCCGGCCCAGCCCCACCAGGGGACCCGGCGAGGGGCCGCCAGCAGCGGACGAGATTCAGAG GGTGGTGCTGTCGGTCAACGACAAGTGGCATTACTGCCAGAACTCCGACATCCTGGTGGGCTCGCGAGCCATGCGGGACAGACACCTGCGGCTGCTGGGCTACTGTCTGGTGCAG CTGCCCTACACGGAGCTGGAGAAGGTGAGTGGCATCGAGGAGGCCAAGCACTACCTGCGGCAGAAGCTGAGGGAGCTGCGCTTCTGA
- the SLC4A2 gene encoding anion exchange protein 2, producing the protein LEAAGLGGRSAPAAVPQPEQDALGPSSPKFGEEEEEEKDLNKALGVERFEEILSDSHPRNAEEAGRSYGEEDFEYHRQSSHHIHHPLSTHLPPDARRKKGAPKKGKKKRPRASAPGETPTIEEAEEDEDEACDTETERSAEELLQGAPPEAVQFFLQEDEVAERRAEEPAAPPALPAAPPAEPCGAVSPKAARAASPSAEEGRSAEGPAAEEAGSPGRPTAKSQPGHRSYNLHERRRIGSMTGVEQAQYQKMPTDESEAQTLASADLDYMKSHRFEDVPGVRRHLVRKSAKAQVVHVSKDHKEPSTRHRKQDRQPHEVFVELNELVVDKNQELQWKETARWIKFEEDVEEETDRWGKPHVASLSFRSLLELRKTLSHGAVLLDLDQKTLPGVAHQVVEQMVITDQIRAEDRANVLRALLLKHSHPSDEKDFSFPRNISAGSLGSLLVHHHSTNHVGEGSEPAVTEPLIAGHAVEHDTRIDVEREREVLAPTPPAGITRSKSKHELKLLEKIPDNAEATVVLVGCVEFLDQPTMAFVRLQEAVELDSVLEVPVPVRFLFVLLGPSSTHMDYHEIGRSISTLMSDKQFHEAAYLADDRHDLLNAINEFLDCSVVLPPSEVQGEELLRSVAHFQREMLKKREEQERRLLLEPKSPEEKALLKLKVVEGEGEDEDDPLRRTGRPFGGLIRDVRRRYPKYLSDFRDALNPQCIAAVIFIYFAALSPAITFGGLLGEKTQDLIGVSELIISTSLQGVLFCLLGAQPLLIIGFSGPLLVFEEAFFTFCTSNDLEYLVGRVWIGFWLILIVLVMVAFEGSFLVRFVSRFTQEIFAFLISLIFIYETFSKLAKIFQEHPLHNCTRANGTEAEAWRDGSTAPANSTGGRAAAKVTGRPNTALLSLVLMAGTFFIAFFLRKFKNSRFFPGRIRRLIGDFGVPIAILVMVLVDYSIHDTFTQKLSVPSGFSVTAPEKRGWVINPLGEKSDFPVWMMVASGLPAILVFILIFMETQITTLIISKKERMLQKGSGFHLDLLLIVAMGGFFALFGLPWLAAATVRSVTHANALTVMSKAVAPGDKPKIQEVKEQRVTGLLVAVLVGLSIVIGKLLQQIPLAVLFGIFLYMGVTSLNGIQFYERLQLLLMPPKHHPDVPYVKKVRTLRMHLFTGLQLACLAVLWAVMSTVASLAFPFILILTVPLRMCLLSRIFTDREMKCLDADEAEPILDEREGVDEYNEMPMPV; encoded by the exons ttggaagCGGCGGGGCTCGGTGGCCGCTCAGCCCCCGCGGCCGTCCCGCAGCCCGAGCAGGATGCGCTGGGCCCCAGCTCGCCCAAGttcggggaggaggaggaggaggagaaggacctgaACAAGGCGCTGGGCGTGGAGCGCTTCGAGGAGATCCTGAGCGACTCGCACCCTCGCAACGCGGAGGAGGCCGGGCGCAGCTACGGGGAGGAGGACTTCGAGT ATCACCGCCAGTCGTCCCACCACATCCACCACCCGCTGTCCACGCACCTGCCCCCCGACGCCCGCCGCAAGAAGGGAGCGCccaagaagggcaagaagaagCGCCCCCGCGCCTCTGCCCCCGGCGAGACCCCCACCATCGAGGAGGCCgaagaggatgaggatgaggcGTGCGACACGGAGACGGAGCGCTCTgcggaggagctgctgcagggcgcCCCGCCGGAGGCGGTGCAG TTCTTCCTGCAGGAGGACGAGGTGGCCGAGCGCCGCGCAgaagagccagcagcacccccggcactgccagcagcccccccggcaGAGCCCTGCGGGGCTGTGTCCCCCAAGGCCGCCAGGGCAGCCAG CCCCAGTGCCGAGGAGGGACGCTCGGCTGAGGGCCCAGCCGCCGAGGAAGCCGGTTCCCCCGGGCGCCCCACGGCCAAGTCGCAGCCGGGGCACCGGAGCTACAACCTCCACGAGAGGCGGCGGATCGGCAGCATGACGGGCGTGGAGCAGGCGCAGTACCAGAAGATGCCCACGGACGAGTCGGAGGCCCAGACGCTGGCCTCGGCCGACCTGGACTACATGAAGA GTCACCGCTTTGAGGACGTGCCCGGGGTGCGCCGGCACCTCGTGCGGAAGAGCGCCAAGGCGCAGGTCGTCCACGTCAGCAAGGACCACAAGGAGCCGAGCACGCGGCACCGCAAGCAGGACCGGCAGCCCCACGAG GTGTTTGTGGAGCTGAACGAGCTGGTGGTGGACAAGAACCAGGAGCTGCAGTGGAAGGAGACAGCGCGCTGGATCAAGTTTGAGGAGGACGTGGAGGAGGAGACGGACCGCTGGGGCAAGCCGCACGTGGCCTCGCTGTCCTTCCGCAGCCTCCTGGAGCTGCGCAAGACCCTGTCCCACG GCGCCGTGCTGCTCGACCTGGACCAGAAGACTCTGCCGGGGGTGGCTCACCAGGTGGTGGAGCAGATGGTCATCACCGACCAGATCCGGGCCGAGGACCGCGCCAACGTGCTGCGGGCGCTGCTGCTCAAGCACAG CCACCCGAGCGACGAGAAGGACTTCTCCTTCCCCCGCAACATCTCGGCCGGCAGCCTGGGCTCGCTGCTCGTGCACCACCACAGCACCAACCACGTGGGCGAGGGCAGCGAGCCGGCCGTCACCGAGCCCCTCATCGCCGGCCACGCCGTGGAGCACGACACGCGCATCGACGTGGAGCGGGAG AGGGAGGTCCTGGCCCCGACGCCCCCGGCTGGCATCACTCGCTCCAAGTCCAAGCATGAGCtgaagctgctggagaagaTCCCAGACAACGCCGAGGCCACGGTGGTGCTTGTGG GCTGCGTGGAGTTCCTGGACCAGCCCACCATGGCCTTCGTGCGGCTGCAGGAGGCCGTGGAGCTGGACTCGGTGCTGGAGGTGCCCGTCCCCGTGCGGTTTCTCTTCGTGCTTCTggggcccagcagcacccacatGGACTACCACGAGATCGGGCGCTCCATCTCCACCCTCATGTCCGACAAG CAATTCCACGAGGCCGCCTACCTGGCCGACGACCGCCACGACCTCCTCAACGCCATCAACGAGTTCCTGGACTGCAGCGTGGTGCTGCCGCCCTCGGAGGTGCAGGGCGAGGAGCTGCTGCGCAGCGTCGCCCACTTCCAGCGCGAGATGCTGAAGAAGAGGGAGGAACAGGAGcggaggctgctgctggagcccaaGTCCCCCGAGGAGAAAG CGCTGCTGAAGCTGAAGGTGGTGGAGGGCGAGGGCGAGGATGAGGACGATCCCCTGCGGCGCACGGGCCGGCCCTTCGGGGGGCTGATCCGGGACGTGCGGCGGCGCTACCCCAAGTACCTGAGCGACTTCAGGGACGCGCTGAACCCCCAGTGCATCGCGGCCGTCATCTTCATCTACTTCGCGGCGCTGTCCCCAGCCATCACCTTCGGAGGGCTGCTGG GGGAGAAGACGCAGGACCTGATCGGGGTGTCGGAGCTGATCATCTCCACGTCGCTGCAGGGCGTGCTCTTCTGCCTGCTGGgcgcccagcccctgctcatCATTGGCTTCTCGGGGCCCCTGCTCGTCTTTGAGGAGGCTTTCTTCACG TTCTGCACGTCCAACGACCTGGAGTACCTGGTGGGACGCGTCTGGATCGGCTTCTGGCTCATCCTCATCGTGCTGGTCATGGTGGCCTTCGAGGGCAGCTTCCTGGTGCGCTTCGTCTCCCGCTTCACCCAGGAGATCTTCGCCTTCCTCATCTCCCTCATCTTCATCTACGAGACCTTCTCCAAGCTGGCCAAG ATCTTCCAGGAGCACCCCCTGCACAACTGCACGAGGGCCAACGGCACGGAGGCGGAGGCCTGGagggatggcagcacagccccggccAACAGCACGGggggccgcgccgccgccaAGGTGACGGGGAGGCCCAACACGGCGCTGCTCTCGCTGGTGCTCATGGCCGGCACCTTCTTCATCGCCTTCTTCCTGCGCAAGTTCAAGAACAGCCGGTTCTTCCCCGGACGG ATTCGGCGTCTCATCGGGGACTTCGGGGTGCCCATCGCCATCCTGGTGATGGTGCTGGTGGACTACAGCATCCACGACACCTTCACGCAG AAGCTGAGCGTGCCCAGTGGGTTCTCGGTGACAGCCCCGGAAAAGCGGGGCTGGGTGATCAACCCCCTGGGCGAGAAGAGCGACTTCCCCGTGTGGATGATGGTGGCCAGCGGGCTCCCCGCCATCCTCGtcttcatcctcatcttcatgGAGACGCAGATCACCAC GCTGATCATCAGCAAGAAGGAGCGGATGCTGCAGAAGGGCTCTGGGTTCCACCTCGACCTCCTGCTCATCGTGGCCATGGGCGGCTTCTTCGCGCTCTTCGGGCTGCCGTGGCTCGCCGCGGCCACAGTGCGCTCGGTCACGCACGCCAACGCGCTCACCGTCATGAGCAAGGCCGTGGCGCCCGGGGACAAGCCCAAGATCCAGGAGGTGAAGGAGCAGCGGGTCACCGGGCTGCTGGTGGCCGTGCTCGTCG GGCTGTCCATCGTCATCgggaagctgctgcagcagatcCCGCTGGCCGTGCTCTTCGGGATCTTCCTCTACATGGGCGTCACCTCCCTCAATGGCATCCAGTTCTACGAgcgcctgcagctgctgctgatgcCCCCCAAGCACCACCCTGATGTCCCCTACGTCAAAAAG GTGCGCACGCTGCGCATGCACCTCTTcactgggctgcagctggcgTGCCTGGCCGTGCTGTGGGCCGTCATGTCCACGGTGGCCTCCCTGGCCTTCCccttcatcctcatcctcacGGTGCCACTCCGCATGTGCCTGCTCAGCCGCATCTTCACCGACCGCGAGATGAAGTGT CTGGACGCAGACGAGGCCGAGCCCATCCTCGACGAGCGGGAAGGTGTGGACGAGTACAACGAGATGCCGATGCCAGTGTGA